In a single window of the Zea mays cultivar B73 chromosome 5, Zm-B73-REFERENCE-NAM-5.0, whole genome shotgun sequence genome:
- the LOC100382817 gene encoding uncharacterized protein LOC100382817 yields the protein MAAAADLEPQLGISPATPDIVRKLARPSGTTTAVGYCCTALYTSTAAGPGKVDGDGLASVPLHAHEHSQSAALDNLVQVDCDPVGTQESSTLPALVGESSGKVAQQEQQHKEGVDSARDAGAASPAPTSTPENMEPTPRRRGKKSTKGVQRLKVAKDKVMKLKVTTPSTVKKKKMTEDDIQHIGAHRSNSARRKLDLDLHSSESKTCFSRAELMINLKCIGKSYGLISELTTHKRSKRGKKRKMMVGNKESGQLALLPYNWTTTVAVSRPLTHVKKLRAKVLGLTDETMRVCAVLANWNGSDNESFEGFDIGNGPEWDTTRQMFEQFVDIFINAMFDLIGPRKYSQWGGSLIDSVVGTFLTQNSADNLSSQAFMNIAAKFPKSERHCQDNATQLIDGVDRKMKSKEAFDNFDLVHSHFDEYIKSEEEVDFDKKVKSQYGEDYNRIIGNFAASMKQKNISTWDSDLMNLVKDKYGNPVCDENNLRKILASLRQPVTASNWKELQEEAYKKGYNNKSQTETSDVVDWESVLNAPFSEVAKCIAIRGQHNILAVRILAFLDHVKKAQDGSFDLDWLRFVSREKAKKFLLSIHGIGVKSADCICLLSLRHRAFPVDVNVARIVTRLGWVKLQPLNGADFHLIDLYPILDDVQRYLWPRLCTIDKEKLYELHCLMITFGKVVCRKKNPNCGACPFSASCKYYNSSLAKKSLPLPEKHEQGEQQTSMVAYGSCTPSSQQMYRYQIAISSTTTETPPIHSCEPIVEMPPSPEYEYNETPNEQEDFYEDYACDIEDFAPGVQYDSEINICSNKHTLNNNSWTPNCGKDLAVINPKCSFGQSKKLKNTGRLRTEHNAYVLPDGHVILEEFEDRVPGDRCPYLLVVISCPDDYKVKGTVLIPCRTANRGKFPLNGTYFQENEVFADYSSSRNPITVPRECIGMLERSIVYFGSSIHSITKGQTRQDIQECLKEGYICVRSFHRKTRIPLRLCSTLHATNTKPAREKPMKRTRTSPEGKKNGTSPEGKKNESLF from the exons ATGGCGGCGGCGGCAGATCTTG AGCCTCAGTTGGGGATATCGCCGGCGACACCCGACATTGTCCGCAAGCTAGCTCGACCGTCCGGGACAACCACCGCAGTTGGCTATTGCTGCACTGCTCTGTACACCAGCACGGCTGCTGGCCCCGGAAAGGTGGACGGCGATGGCCTTGCCTCGGTGCCGTTGCATGCCCATGAACATTCTCAGTCCGCCGCACTGGATAATTTGGTCCAAGTGGACTGTGATCCCGTGGGCACTCAGGAGTCCAGCACCTTGCCTGCACTGGTGGGCGAGTCCTCTGGCAAGGTTGCACAGCAAGAGCAGCAGCACAAGGAAGGTGTTGATAGTGCCAGAGATGCAGGTGCTGCTTCTCCTGCCCCTACTTCTACTCCGGAGAACATGGAGCCCACACCTCGGAGGAGGGGGAAGAAGTCGACCAAGGGGGTTCAACGTCTCAAAGTGGCCAAAGATAAAGTGATGAAGCTCAAGGTGACCACGCCTAGTACAGTAAAAAAGAAGAAAATGACAGAGGATGATATTCAACATATTGGTGCCCACAGGTCTAATAGTGCAAGACGCAAGTTAGATTTGGATTTACATTCATCAGAAAGTAAAACATGTTTCAGCAGAGCCGAGCTGATGATTAATTTGAAGTGCATTGGCAAGAGTTATGGTTTAATCAGTGAACTGACTACACATAAGAGGAGCAAGAGAGggaaaaaaaggaaaatgatGGTAGGAAACAAGGAAAGTGGTCAGCTAGCACTTTTGCCTTACAACTGGACTACAACGGTTGCGGTATCACGCCCTCTAACTCATGTAAAGAAATTGCGGGCTAAGGTTTTGGGCCTTACTGATGAAACAATGCGGGTTTGTGCTGTTTTGGCAAATTGGAATGGGAGCGACAATGAAAGTTTTGAAGGTTTTGATATTGGCAATGGACCCGAATGGGATACAACAAGACAAATGTTTGAACAATTTGTGGATATATTCATTAATGCTATGTTTGATCTAATTG GGCCTAGAAAATATTCTCAGTGGGGAGGATCCCTAATTGATTCTGTGGTGGGTACTTTCCTTACACAGAATTCTGCTGATAATTTATCAAG CCAAGCTTTTATGAATATAGCGGCGAAGTTTCCTAAGAGTGAGAGACACTGTCAAGATAATGCGACTCAATTAATAGATGGTGTCGATAGAAAAATGAAGTCAAAAGAAGCATTTGATAACTTTGACTTGGTTCATTCACATTTTGATGAATACATTAAATCTGAGGAAGAAGTTGACTTTGATAAAAAGGTGAAAAGTCAATACGGCGAAGACTACAATAGAATTATAGGAAATTTTGCTGCAAGTATGAAGCAGAAAAACATCTCTACTTGGGACAGTGATCTTATGAATTTAGTGAAAGATAAATATGGAAATCCAGTGTGCGACGAGAACAACTTGAGAAAGATCTTAGCTTCACTACGACAACCAGTCACAGCATCTAATTGGAAAGAGTTACAGGAGGAAGCATATAAAAAAGGATACAATAACAAAAGTCAAACTGAAACAAGTGATGTTGTAGATTGGGAATCAGTTCTAAACGCTCCATTTTCTGAGGTTGCAAAATGCATTGCAATCAGGGGACAGCACAACATTTTGGCTGTGCGGATACTG GCTTTTCTCGACCATGTAAAGAAAGCTCAAGATGGAAGCTTTGACCTAGATTGGCTTAGATTTGTATCACGTGAAAAAGCCAA AAAATTTCTGCTTAGTATACATGGGATTGGAGTGAAAAGTGCTGACTGCATTTGCCTTTTGTCATTGAGGCATAGAGCATTTCCA GTTGATGTCAATGTAGCTCGCATAGTGACAAGGCTAGGATGGGTCAAACTTCAGCCCTTAAACGGTGCTGATTTCCACCTAATTGACCT TTATCCGATCTTGGATGATGTACAAAGGTATTTATGGCCTCGATTGTGCACCATTGATAAGGAAAAGTT GTATGAACTGCACTGTCTTATGATAACTTTTGGAAAG GTAGTTTGCAGGAAAAAAAATCCAAACTGCGGAGCTTGTCCTTTCAGTGCAAGTTGTAAATATTACAATAGTTCACTTGCCAA AAAGTCGCTACCTCTTCCAGAGAAGCATGAACAAGGAGAACAGCAAACAAGCATGGTTGCTTATGGGAGTTGCACACCAAGTTCTCAACAAATGTATCGGTATCAAATTGCAATAAGCAGCACTACTACTGAAACACCACCCATCCATAGCTGCGAGCCAATTGTTGAGATGCCACCAAGCCCAGAATATGAATACAATGAAACACCTAATGAGCAAGAAGATTTCTACGAAGATTATGCATGTGATATTGAAGATTTTGCACCAGGAGTACAATATGATTCTGAAATAAATATTTGTTCAAACAAGCATACGCTGAACAATAATTCTTGGACACCGAACTGTGGGAAGGACTTGGCTGTGATCAATCCAAAGTGTAGCTTTGGCCAAAGTAAAAAACTAAAAAATACCGGTCGTCTTAGGACAGAACACAATGC ATACGTCCTCCCAGATGGTCATGTAATCCTAGAAGAG TTCGAAGACAGAGTTCCGGGAGATAGATGTCCTTACCTACTAGTGGTTATTTCATGTCCTGATGACTACAAAGTTAAAGGCACGGTTCTG ATACCGTGTCGGACAGCAAATAGAGGAAAGTTTCCACTGAATGGTACCTACTTCCAGGAAAATGAG GTTTTTGCAGATTACTCATCTAGCCGAAACCCAATAACTGTACCTAGGGAATGTATTGGGATGCTGGAGAGAAGCATTGTATACTTTGGTTCATCTATACACTCGATCACAAAAG GTCAAACAAGGCAAGATATACAGGAATGCTTGAAGGAAG GATATATCTGTGTACGGTCGTTCCACCGGAAGACCAGAATACCACTACGCCTATGTAGCACACTACATGCTACCAACACCAAACCTGCTCGTGAGAAGCCTATGAAGCGGACTAGGACATCGCCGGAGGGGAAGAAGAACGGGACATCGCCGGAGGGGAAGAAGAACGAGAGCCTCTTCTGA